The sequence below is a genomic window from Theobroma cacao cultivar B97-61/B2 chromosome 6, Criollo_cocoa_genome_V2, whole genome shotgun sequence.
TACCTGTTTGTTCTGGATCATGCAGGTATGTTGCTGCTTGTTTTCACGTGGAAGTGACTAACAGACATGGAATGCGATTGCTTTTTGTGTCGCACTGGCTCCATGGGAGGATTTTCATGTGAATCTTGATGGGATTCCCACAATTTACACTTGTCTAGGATGCCCTTCATTCAGGGAAAATACCTTGAATGCCTTCGTTTTGAGTATTTTAAAgcataatattattattattgttattgcCTCTCTTTTTTCCcaatattttctcttttaatgaattatgataTTACATTCTTGGGAAAAAAAAGGATTCACAACTTGTTTTTCTACTGCTGGGTAATTCGTAATTGCCTTTATTTCAAATTGTTGAAGGATTTTCTTGGTCATTAGACATGGGCCAGGCTCAGGCCAGTCCCTTAAGAGCTGGATCTACATTCCTCGCCGGAGTGATTAGCTGCTCTCTATGGGCTCCACTCCTGAGCTTCTATGCCTAATGGCGCCCCAACTCAAACTTTAAATTAAGCTTTCCTAGTATGAAGGCACGCTTATTATGTTACGGATCGGATCTGAAGCCtttgaatatataaataattaaataaaagctttttaactcttattatattctttttaaatgtGAGTTCATGATAAGTGATatcatattaaatttaaatctttattaatattaatgtGAGATCCTCATGAAATATACAAAGATCGAGATAAATTTGAATTAGAGTAAAAATCCATAGATAGATTTAAATTAGTGTAAAAGTTCATGCAGtgaaatagaataaaatattacgaATCCTAAGTCAATAAAAAATGAGtatatattaagaatataaacTTTAACTTTCTACCATTTATCAAGCATAttatttaagttgaaaatgtGAATATGTATATCTATACTTTTCatcaatcaatcaaaattaaacgcataaaagttcaaaattaaaacacaataaagAATTCAATCACTAGAATCTCAAGATTAAGATAAATTagataaatcaaaattcataaaaaaatgatttaaattcaaaaaacaaaacacaCACGTCTTTATCTAgtaagcttttttttaaaaaaaaaaccttaaatagtaaaatgaatttttaaattatctgacaataaaacttttatttttttgattcgTATCATACAAACCTTTAAttccaaacaaaaaattaataatcatcaattttaatattaattaatatttttattcacaTGACATATAACGAGATTATGTAATAATTGATATAAttgtattaaatatttatttcatgattgtcaattttttgttagaaattataaaagtatataagagaattttaatataataaaaatttaattacatagatagatataattcaatttttttaatgcttaaatcaataaagaaTTAATAGTAAAAGCAATCAAGGCCAAAGCattagaatttaaaaagagaaaaaaaagaaggcaGCAATTTTGATaaggtaaaataaaatttcaaaatttgaaatttattaaaatcttGCTATCCTATGTCCATCCATCTTGAAAACCGACAATAGCATGATAATCCCATGGCTATAACCCCATCTAATCAATTCCAATCGTTTGAAAGCGACGTTGCCAGCGCAGCAATCTGggaaaaaaatgcaaaatacaTCCTCAAAGCGGCATCGTTTAACCTCTGAAAGGCTCTAATGAAACGATGCCGTTTTAATCCTTCCCATCAGTTATCCCCGAGCGCCAAACTTGTTATAAAAGAGGGAAATCAAATTTAGGAAaccactctctctctctctctctcatttttatttatgtttttttcaatttcaaatttcaaaacctCAACACTGTTAGCCtgaaaatggaggcaagtccAATCCCGATCGGATCGTGTTCCAAAGAGCACCAGAAGATCTACAGAGATTGGTTCAATGTCGCCGATTCAGGTTTCTTCCTTTACTTTTCTATATTcttcaatcattttttttcttttttgttgatttcGACCGTGAAATTGCTTTGATTATGATAGATGGAGATGGACGTGTTACTGGAAATGATGCTACAAAGTTCTTCTCCATGTCTAAACTTTCTCGTCAAGAACTCAAGCAGGTAATAAAAACTCGTTGAGAAAGAGTAGTCATGCTTCAGTAAAAGCTATTTCAAGTTCATTTTAAGTGTTATTAGTAGTACTTCTGAAATCTTGATTTTGGAGAGCTTCGTTTATTTGCAAACTACGAACTGAGACGGGGCTTGTTTATGATTGGCCTCCCTTGGAATATGTAAATGATTTTTGGAATTATAAAAGACAGCTTGTATATTTGTAGATCTATGGAAACTTTTCCTTTCactagatttttcttgttagGATTAATTTGCCCTTTTAGTGTTTGATCAGATTATGATTGTTTTTGAGTTCACGTTTCTCACcgtttgtttttccttttctatctTTAGATTTGGGCGATTGCGGATTCTAAACGACAAGGATTTCTAGGATTGACAGAGTTCATCGTTGCTATGCAGGTTGTAAAATGGAATGgagtatttaattaaatagagatttgatttttttttctaatatgTAATTTGTGtgtttgaatttttgttgattttcagCTGGTTTCTTTGGCACAAGCAGGAAATGAACTAACCTCTGATGTTCTTAAAAGTTCAGGTAAGTCGCGAATAACCTACTCTGTTTTGCTCTTTTGTCATTGTTTTGGTATCAATTTGACAAAGTAACACAGAGTCACAGACTGATTTACTTACTTCAGAAATTGACATGTGATGCTTCAGAATTGTTACATTTCTCAAAgtagtgatttttttttttgaaattaatgcTTATTTAGGTCAAAACGTAGTATATACCGAAGATTTGTGGAAATATATTGCTATTGGCTCTCTTGTGGCCTTATTCTGGTTATTTAATCCATGTTGATGTGTACTTTCGTTTGTTCCAGTTGATGCAGAGAATATTAGTCTTCCTATAATGGAAGGTTTGGATGCCTTAGCAGTGGTAAGGGATGTTCTTTGTTTCGCCTTCTAATTTTAATTACTTGAGTTAATTTCTTAGTTTTGATAAATTTCATTGCTCTTTTTTCCCAGAAGAGCAAGGATTCGACAACCAATGGGGAGCCTGAAATGAATGGTTAGATACTATACTATCTTCAAGTGTTTTCCATGAGGTTGCTCGATTGCGCTTTCATGAGTTAGCTTACTGTTAATGATGCAGGAACTACTCATCCCCAAGTTCCAACATCTGCTAAATGGTTTACTTCAAAGTCTGCAAGAAAGGTAATCTCTCGGTTTCTCTTTGCCCTTAAGGGTGTTTGTCTTGCCTCTAGGTTGACTTGCTCATGCTGCACTGTAACCTTTTGCATCACAACACATCCTGGTTGTGATGTCTTAACTTTTCACTATGTTAACGTGTTGTACAACTTCTTAAGCTGCATCTGTTTGTAAAGATGTCTTCATTTCAATATTTTGCTTGATGAGTTTGCTTTCTCTGTTTATTGCTTAGACCCCTGCAAGCGCAGTTACCTCAATTATTGATGGCTTGAAGAGACTTTACATTGAAAAGCTAAAGCCATTGGAAGTTACCTATCGATTTAATGATTTTGTGTCTCCTTTCTTGGTAAGTGAAATATGCTTTGATTTtaaccccaaaaaaaaaaaagtttgtgCTTTTATTTATCAGTGAGAGATGTTAAACTTGAATTGAATGGTTCCATCTCTGTAGATTTTGAAGCAGAGTATCCACGTGCCACTGTGGCATTTCATATTCTCTTACGCACAAAGCATTTCATTAATGCattaaattgatttgtgaTTTTTTCCATGCAGACAAACAGTGACTTTGATGCTAAACCAATGGTTATGCTTTTGGGTCAGTATTCAACTGGGAAAACTACATTTATAAAGCATTTGTTGCAATGTGATTACCCAGGTAAGTTCGAGGCATTTAttccctttctctttcctATAAACACGATGGTAGTTGATTATGATGTGTGCTGAGcttttcatcatcattctaTTGACAGGAGCTCATATAGGACCAGAGCCTACAACTGATAGATTTGTGGTTGTAATGGTATGTAAAGCCACGTCTAAGTTTTCTGGTTTTGAAAGTGATTATATGAGTCAATGTGTTCTAATACGTGTCATTGATTGCAATACTTGCTTTTGTATATAATATCATCCTGCGTATAACCTTTCTGAGTGGCCATCACCATTCTTGTGAGATCTGTTGGCACTATTATGTACAATGTCAAAAAAGTCATCTGTTTAGATATTCTTACGCCAAATGAGTAACCTTCACTTGGAAGGTAATGGTTTGTAGTAAACAAAAATCTTACTACAATATGCAGTTTGAATGTTGTAAAAGATTTGTAATGTTTCTTGTATATTTCCAGAATGGACCTGACGAAAGAAGTATACCTGGGAACACTATTGCTGTTCATGCAGACCTGCCATTTGGTGGCTTGACAACGTTTGGAGGAGCGTTTTTATCAAAGTTTGAGTGTTCTCAAATGCCACATCCAGTGAGAATTATtgagtttttcttttactgTTTTCATATTGATTATATTTCAGTTTACTGTTACTGATGTCATTGTCATGTTTGCAGTTGTTAGATCAAATAACATTTGTTGACACTCCTGGAGTTCTATCtggagaaaaacaaagaacacAACGAAGTTATGATTTCACCGGTGTTATATCATGGTTTGCAGCTAAATGTGATCTCATCCTTCTGCTGTTTGACCCGCACAAATTAGACATAAGTGATGAATTTAAACGAGTAATTTCATCTTTACGTGGTAATGATGACAAGATACGCGTTGTCCTGAATAAAGCACACCAAGTTGATACCCAACAAGTACGATATTCTGTTCCATTTTTCAATTGGCAGACTTCTGTTATTGTTACATTCATTACAACTCACCAACTTCATATCAACAGCTAATGAGAGTTTATGGAGCTTTGATGTGGTCACTGGGAAAAGTTCTGAATACTCCAGAGGTTGTGCGTGTTTACATCGGGTAAGTTTATTTTcctcaaaaaattatttcactGGACAGTTTTGGCTAGTGATTAGGTTCTAATCTATCCTCTCTTGATAGCTCTTTCAATGATAAGCTCCTTAATGAAGCTGCCATTGGTCCACTGGGGCAAGATCTTTTCGAGAAAGAACAAGATGACCTTCTCAAGGACTTGATAGACATTCCAAGAAAGGCTTGTGATCGTCGGGTGTGTTTCTCTCCTCTTCATAAATATTGTTCATCATGTTTAGTTATTGTTTATGTGCATGAAGGGTAAATGCATGGTTGCAGATCAATGAATTCGTGAAGCGTGCTAGAGCTGCAAAAATCCATGCTTATATAATTAGCCATCTCAAGAAGGAGATGCCTGCTATGATGGGCAAAGCTAAAGCTCAACAACGACTTATCGATAATCTTGAAGACGAATTCGGGAAGGTCTTGCTCTGTTTCATCTCTTTGTCATctcatctttttcctttcattttcattcgTTTTTCACTCCTAGTACTTGCTCGCAAACAGGTGCAACGAGACTTCCATCTGCCGGCCGGCGATTTCCCAAGCGTGGAGCACTACAGGGAGGTGTTGAATGGTTACAGCATCGATAGATTCGAAAAGTTGAAACCTAAGATGATACAAGCTGTAGATGATATGTTAGGATATGAAATCCCAGAGCTCCTGAAAATCTTCAGGAATCCTTATGAATGAAGCTTGAGGGATCAGAGTGGCGAAAAGAAGAATATTGCTTCTGTTGCAATATTCGTAGCTTTTGCTACGCTTTAGCCTTTTCTTATTATGCTTTTCAAGcgtgttttcatcaaataaaatgtCCCTTTTGTCAATGTATTCACTGCCCGTTCATcagactttgaaaaattcGACCCTTGGAAATAGTCCAATAGAGATGACAAAAGAGTGATTCAATTTTGGCATTTGAATTGATCTAGATGTAAGATTAGACTGCCATGCCTATGACCAGTTCTGAGGAAAATGTTGCAGTGCCTAAGTCGGCGCTGCCATGGTCAATCTCTTGAAGGTTTTTTGTAATTtagcaaattaattaatgggTTTAGGTTATTTATATGGGAAAAAACCATGTCAAAGTAATgtgattcatttaaaattaacaaacaAGCAaacagaaaggaaaaaaaaaaacaaatctgAAGTCAGATTCTCTTAAGCATGTGGGGGATAACACCACTTGGCAAAACTGCAAAtgtaagaaaggaaaaacctattaatttcttttgacagaaaaatattgaatatttatattttttcaacgGTCAAGGTTTTCCAACAACAGCAAAAATCTTCTGGTCAATAGTTGAAAAGGTATAttattagaaacaaaactttttTTGACTTTACGATTTCGTTATATAGTCTCtagttcaaatttttaatttaattgagaTCCTAATATATCAGTAAAGAGTAATagattttgatattatttatCACGAATGATATTAGTAAAACCAGACtaattagtaattaatatACTAGTTGATATGTTtaccaaaaaatataaatgagcatacttataattattttcttatgaatatGCTTGAATTTCTTGAATAATATGTtacaaaaatgataatttcatatttttaaaggGGTAACGTTTgagattattatttttattgtttctatTTACTATATTATCTGatcatatgaaaaataatatataaaatttataaaaaaatatattttttaaaatttgtcgTTGTCTTAAAAGACACTGTATGCCTTTTGACTAgtgtttttgggttttttttttaatttttattggggtgattttttaaagaaataatcagtaaatatttttaaataacgGCGGGTTGGTCTTCGACAGAGGTTTTATATAACAGAAGATGGGAGAACACTTTGATTTTGCCATtgcagagttgaaggaaaaTGGAGAAGATGCAGAAGAAGATAGCGAAAAGATTTGAAGGCAAAGTTGCAATCGTGACTGCTTCGACTCAAGGCATCGGTTTCGGCATCGCCGAGCGGCTTGCTTTGGAAGGTGCCTCCGTCGTCATCTCTTCCCGCAAGCAGGTTCTGATCTGATAAAAATCTTTCTACCCTTTGATCTCTTCTTTATATattcaaaggtttaatcagATGGATTACATGCAACATCACAACCATTCGTCGAGTGAGACTTTGTAAATGATCGTGGTGTGATCTGTGAATTGTAATAAGATTCTTTTTTGGCCTTTTACTTGTTTGTGCTGTTTCTGCTGCAAGCTGCTGTTTTTCTTGCGAAACAAACAGAAAATTCACATGATAATAGTGATTTGCTTCAATTgtttcttgtttgatttgttttgaATCTACCTGCAGAAAAACGTGGATGAGGCAGTTGGAAAGCTTAAAGCTAATGGCATACAGGTTTTGGGGGTCGTTTGTCATGTATCCAATGCGCAGCAAAGGAAGAATCTGATAAACAAGACTGTTGAGGTTAGTCAGTGAAAATCTTGGATTGTAATACGATCAGTGACTATGAAAAATAAGCTAAACTTGAGAATTTGAACATTTTCCCTTTGATATGATAATCGTAGTATGCCATTTTTATGAGATGGTGGATTTGGTTTCAGAAATATGGAAAAATAGATGTGATTGTATCAAACGCTGCTGTAAATCCAGTTAACATGCCCTTGCTGCAAACCCAAGAATCTATTCTCGACAAGCTATGGGAGACAAACGTCAAAGCATCCATACTTCTTCTGCAGGTAATTGACTGCTCTGAATGAAGATTAATGTCggaaacaaaaggaaaatagtTAAAGTAAACTGTTGTTGTTGCATGATCTGGCTATTCTTTGACACATTTTGCATCCTTACCATAGATTAACCCTCATAGTTTACAGCAGGGTCACTTTCCTGAATCTGGTTTTGTTTGACTTGACAAGTTTGGAAGGTTCATAGCCTGTTTCCTTATGCAATGCAGGATGCAGCTCCTCATTTGCAGAAAGGTTCGTCGGTTATATTTGTTTCTTCACTTGGTGGATATCAACCGCAGCCTTCCATGGCAATGTATGGCGTTACCAAGACAGCCCTTCTTGGCCTGACCAAGGTTAATATATTCAAAAGAATTCCACAAGTTTTTCAGGGATGTTCTGTTCTTCTTATAGTCTCCCTTCCTCTCCATCCCCTTTTTCCAGGCTCTCGCTGCTGAGATGGCCCCTGATATTCGTGTAAATTGTGTTGCCCCTGGTTTCGTACCCACCCGCTTTGCAGCATACATCACAGCAAACGAGACCACAGTAAGTAATAATACAATCTGGCATCTTTTGTTCTGCCTTCAATCTTGATCTGAAACCTGGAATTTGGAATTTGTTGCAGAGGAAGACCTTTGAGAAGACTACCTTACTTAACAGGCTTGGCACTCCGGAAGAAATAGCTGCTGCAACTGCTTTCTTGGCTTCGGATGATGCATCTTATATTACAGGAGAAACTTTGATTGTTGCAGGAGGAACCCCCTCTAGACTGTAGTTAATTTCCTCTTCGTTATTACTCTCCCTCCCTCCTTTATCAAATCTTCCTTTGTCCTTTTAATCTCTGTATTCAGTGTGCTATTCCTATCACAAACATTTGGTTTATTACCCTTTGAAGTGGAACAACTTCACAGGAAGATTAATAAATGCTGgatcatttccttttttttcttttactataTTAGAATTAAAGCATGAACATTCAAAAATTTCCTTACTTTATTCAACtaaattcttcaattttcttgtaCTATTAACTACAATATGGTAGTCCATATTTTTGATGTCTATATAACATATAATCTGATAAGTTGATGTAATCATATAATAATCGGTGAGTAATGTGACGGTCCATGTGATTAAATGCTTCCATtacatcaattataaaaatattaattaacattttatttaagattattaattttttattaaattttatatttttatttaaatacaaataaaaaattaagtgcGGTTACAAATATGATAAATTCAtagcaattttttttattctttaatacGTGTACGGTAGTTTATTAATACTGCAAAAGCCGAGGGAGGAGGGAAGTAAAGGACAAGCTAAGAGGACAACTCTTCTTGGAAATGAAGAAGATGGAGATGAAGGGTAGGAGGAGGTTCGAAGGCAAAGTAGCGATCGTGACGGCGTCGACTCAAGGCATCGGCTTGAGCATCGCCGAGCGTCTCGGCTTAGAAGGGGCCTCCGTCGTCATCTCTTCTCGCAAACAGGTTtccttttttgggttttttttttttttaaattctcccaAGCTGAAGCTTTTTTAATCGTTGACTTTGTTCTTTCGTTCTAAGAGTATCAGGCTTCGATCTCTTTTGCCTTGAAAAAATGAATCTTTGAAGAATTTTGGtttgaaatgtgaggatggGTGTTTGTGCTTTTTGGTCTGCTTGTAGAAAAACGTGGATGAGGCAGTTGAAAAGCTTGAGAAGAAAGGGATTCAAGTGTTGGGTGTGGTTTGTCATGTGTCAAATGCACAACAGAGGAAGGATCTTATTCGAAAGACTGTTGAGGTTAGTATTTGATCCTATGTTTTTCTGTTCTTAATAACACAAAGTTATCATTTCCTTCCGTACGATTCTCTTCTGATATTGGAAATGAAGAAATGCAATCCAACAGTAAAGTTCAACAGTGAGTCTGTTTATATACAACGAACAATTCTTTTTGAAAGGTTGTAGCAGGAACTTCTTTAATTTAGGAGTTGGTGGTTTTGTTTCAGAAATATGGAAAGATAGATGTGGTTGTATCAAATGCTGCTGTAAATCCAACGGTAGATCCATTGTTGCAAACCCAAGAATCTATCCTTGACAAGCTATGGGAAACAAACGTGAAAGCAACTGTACTTCTTCTACAGGTAAATCACTTTG
It includes:
- the LOC18597251 gene encoding EH domain-containing protein 2 isoform X2, with the protein product MEASPIPIGSCSKEHQKIYRDWFNVADSDGDGRVTGNDATKFFSMSKLSRQELKQIWAIADSKRQGFLGLTEFIVAMQLVSLAQAGNELTSDVLKSSVDAENISLPIMEGLDALAVSKDSTTNGEPEMNGTTHPQVPTSAKWFTSKSARKTPASAVTSIIDGLKRLYIEKLKPLEVTYRFNDFVSPFLTNSDFDAKPMVMLLGQYSTGKTTFIKHLLQCDYPGAHIGPEPTTDRFVVVMNGPDERSIPGNTIAVHADLPFGGLTTFGGAFLSKFECSQMPHPLLDQITFVDTPGVLSGEKQRTQRSYDFTGVISWFAAKCDLILLLFDPHKLDISDEFKRVISSLRGNDDKIRVVLNKAHQVDTQQLMRVYGALMWSLGKVLNTPEVVRVYIGSFNDKLLNEAAIGPLGQDLFEKEQDDLLKDLIDIPRKACDRRINEFVKRARAAKIHAYIISHLKKEMPAMMGKAKAQQRLIDNLEDEFGKVQRDFHLPAGDFPSVEHYREVLNGYSIDRFEKLKPKMIQAVDDMLGYEIPELLKIFRNPYE
- the LOC18597251 gene encoding EH domain-containing protein 2 isoform X1, which produces MEASPIPIGSCSKEHQKIYRDWFNVADSDGDGRVTGNDATKFFSMSKLSRQELKQIWAIADSKRQGFLGLTEFIVAMQLVSLAQAGNELTSDVLKSSVDAENISLPIMEGLDALAVKSKDSTTNGEPEMNGTTHPQVPTSAKWFTSKSARKTPASAVTSIIDGLKRLYIEKLKPLEVTYRFNDFVSPFLTNSDFDAKPMVMLLGQYSTGKTTFIKHLLQCDYPGAHIGPEPTTDRFVVVMNGPDERSIPGNTIAVHADLPFGGLTTFGGAFLSKFECSQMPHPLLDQITFVDTPGVLSGEKQRTQRSYDFTGVISWFAAKCDLILLLFDPHKLDISDEFKRVISSLRGNDDKIRVVLNKAHQVDTQQLMRVYGALMWSLGKVLNTPEVVRVYIGSFNDKLLNEAAIGPLGQDLFEKEQDDLLKDLIDIPRKACDRRINEFVKRARAAKIHAYIISHLKKEMPAMMGKAKAQQRLIDNLEDEFGKVQRDFHLPAGDFPSVEHYREVLNGYSIDRFEKLKPKMIQAVDDMLGYEIPELLKIFRNPYE
- the LOC18597252 gene encoding tropinone reductase-like 3, with translation MEKMQKKIAKRFEGKVAIVTASTQGIGFGIAERLALEGASVVISSRKQKNVDEAVGKLKANGIQVLGVVCHVSNAQQRKNLINKTVEKYGKIDVIVSNAAVNPVNMPLLQTQESILDKLWETNVKASILLLQDAAPHLQKGSSVIFVSSLGGYQPQPSMAMYGVTKTALLGLTKALAAEMAPDIRVNCVAPGFVPTRFAAYITANETTRKTFEKTTLLNRLGTPEEIAAATAFLASDDASYITGETLIVAGGTPSRL
- the LOC18597253 gene encoding tropinone reductase-like 3; amino-acid sequence: MKKMEMKGRRRFEGKVAIVTASTQGIGLSIAERLGLEGASVVISSRKQKNVDEAVEKLEKKGIQVLGVVCHVSNAQQRKDLIRKTVEKYGKIDVVVSNAAVNPTVDPLLQTQESILDKLWETNVKATVLLLQEAAPHLQKGSSVVLISSIAGFHPQAAMAMYGVTKTALLGLTKALAVEMAPDTRVNCVAPGFVPTYFAAYITKDEVVRKAAEDQTLLQRLGTPEDMAAATAFLASDDASYITGENLVVAGGIPSRL